Part of the Caulifigura coniformis genome, TCAGTCGTTCTTCAAAGGCGAAGTCCACGTCGGCGCCATGTGGCAGGACACCGATCAGACCGTCGAGCTGACGATCGACCATCCGCTGCTGGGAAACGGTCTGCATGTCGAAGTGGATCAGTACGAACCGAACCCGTGGAACTTCCTGGTCGGCGGAATGTGGGCGATCGACGAACGACTGCAGCTGACCGTGGAAGGCGGCATGGGCGGGCGAAGCTATATCGTGTCGGGCATCACCGTTCGATTCTGAACGCGCCGACTTCGGAGGACGAAAACAACCAGAGGGCGGAGCAACGTGGTTGCTCCGCCCTCGATCGGTTCTCATAAACCCTTGCGAGAGTTTCTACTTACCAGCGCCCGTTGTGGAGAGGGCGTCGAGGGCGTCACCCGCGGTAAAGCTCGCCGGCTTCTGCCGGGGCGGGAACTCCTTGAACGTCGCGATCATGTTGGCCACGGCGTCCTGAGCCGGAACCATCACGTAGGCCCGGTGGTAGAACCAATCCTCATAACCGACGCCGTCATCCCCCTTCTCATAGGGATCGACCTTGAGATCGAAGAGAACCGGCAGACGCGTCTTGACGAACGGGTTCTTCCAGACGTCGAGCCCTTTCGCTTCCTGGATCATGAAGTGCACTTTGAACCGCTCGTTACGGAGCGCGAGCAGGTCGCCGTCGTCGCTGAAGTAGAAGAACGCCTTGCGGGCACTCTTGTCGGATTTGCCCGAGAGGTAGTCCATCTGATCGAAGCCGTCGAGGTGCACCTTGAACGACTTCTCACCCGCCTTCGTCCCTTTGACGAGCTGATCCTTCACATCCGGATTGCCGGCCGCGGCGAGCAGCGTCGGGAACCAGTCTTCCGAGGAGACGAGTTCCTTGTACACCGTGCCCGGTTTCACCACGCCCGGCCAGCGGATCATTGCTGGCACGCGCCAGCCGCCGTCCCAGTTCGTGTTCTTCTCACTCCGAAATGGCGTAAAGCCGCCATCGGGGAACATGCAGGTCATCGGGCCGTTGTCCGTCGTGTAGATCACGATCGTGTTTTCCTTGACGCCCAGCTTGTCCACGTAATCGAGCAGCTTGCCGATAATGGCGTCGTGCTCGACCATCCCGTCGGCGTAGAACCCGAGCCCCGTCTTGCCAAGGTTCTCCGGCCTGACGTGGGTGTAGTTATGCATCCGCGTGGTGTTGAACCAGCAGAAGAACGGCTTCTTCGCCTTGACCTGGCGGTCGAGAAAATCCGAAGCCTTGGCCAGCACTTCCTCGTCGACCGTCTCCATCCGCTTCTTGGTCAGCGGGCCCGTGTCGGTAATCTTGCCGTCCGAGGTTGATTGAATCACGCCGCGCGGGCCGTACTTCTTCTTGAACTCCGGATCCTTCGGGTAGTCAGAATTCTCCGGCTCCTCTTCCGCGTTGAGGTGATAGAGGTTGCCGAAGAACTCGTCGAAACCATGCGCCGTCGGGAGGAACTCATCTCGATCGCCGAGGTGGTTCTTGCCGAACTGCCCGGTCGCATAGCCAAGCGGCTTGAGCATCTCGGCAATGGTCGGATCTTCCTTCTGCAGACCCAGTTTCGCCCCGGGCAGGCCGACCTTGGACAGCCCCGTGCGGAACGGCATCTGACCGGTGATGAATGCCGATCGGCCGGCCGTGCAGCTCTGCTGGGCGTAGTACGTCACCAGCTTGCCGCCTTCTTTGGCGAGTCGGTCGATGTTGGGCGTGTCGTAGCCCATCACTCCGTTGTTGAACGCGCTGAGATTTCCGTAGCCCACGTCGTCACCGAAGATGACGAGGATATTGGGCTTCTTGCCGGCCTCCTGCGCCGACAACGTCGGCATGGCTGCCGTGAATGACAGCATGGCGGCCGCAAACAGGGCCAGGTGCTTTCGCATGATCTCGATCTCCTTTCCGGGAGTGGTTGAAGCGGGTTGATCTGACGAGGAGCAGGTCGATGACATCAGGGGCGCGTGAATGTCGACAAGAGTGAAAGAAACCCCAGCATCCCGCGTGGGAATGAAGGGGCGGTCTGACTCTGATGAACTTTCGACGAACGTCGGGGGGTGGATTGTTGCGTTCCAGTGTGAGTGACGTTGATAATCTCGAAGCAGTCATCGAATCGGCTATGCAGATTCGGCCAAATATCGTTCCTGCGGGCCGCGGAGGGGTGCGATGCAGCGAGTCTTCGCCGACTTCGAAGCCTTCGAAGAGGCGGTCCAGCATGCCGAGATCCGGATGACGCTGCTCAGACGTCCCCGGCCCCGCTGGGTCGTGGGCGGGCTGAACGTCGGGTCGATGCATCTCCAATGGGGCGCCACCGGCGGACGCATGGTGACTGAGGGGGCGGTCGTCCCTGGCGGCTATGCGATCTACATGCCGCTCAACCGTTTCGCGACAAATAAGGTCAACGGTCAGCAGCTCGATGCTGGATCGCTGATGATCGCCGGATCCGGATCGGAATTCTGTATTGCCGGCGACGATGCCTATGACTGGTGCTCGGTTTTCATCCCGGGCCGTTTCGCCGCCGGCGAAGACACATCGAACTCCGAGCCGCTTCGTCGCGGGTGTCGCGTCGTCCATGTCGGTCGCGATCCATTGCGCCGCATCCGCCGAATGGTGCGATCGCTGATGAGGCTCGACGCCATGCTGATCGGCAGCATCCGCCAGGCGGCCTGCCGCGTTGCCCAGGACGCGTTCCGGAATCTCGCACGGAACGCGATCCGCGCCGCCGGGCAGTCTCCCGGTCTCGTTCGCGGACGACCATTGGCGGACCGCCAGGACGTTCTGGAACACGCCAGAGAACACGGCTGCGAATGTTCGTTCGCCGTCCCGGAGATGGCGGCCTCGGCACACGTCTCAGAACGAACCCTCCGCCGTGCGTTTCAGGATTGGTTCGGAATCAGTCCCGCGCGATACTCACGGCTGAGGAAATTCCACCACGCCCGTGAAGCACTGCGGGTGGCCGATCCCTCAGAGTCCAGCGTGACGGAAGTCCTCGCGGAGTGCGGCATCTTCGAGTTCGGACGCTTTGCCGGTGAGTACCGCAGGTTATTCGGAGAGCTTCCGTCCCAGACTCATCTCCGTCTCTACGACTGAAACATTGTTGCCAGAGCCTTTCCTTCCCGGCCGTCGTTACACGCTTGCGGCTTCCTGAATCACGCGATGGACGTGTTTCAGGGTGACCGCCAGCACCACCAGAGCGCAACCGGTCGTCAGAAGGTCGACTCCGACAAACACGCCCACTGCCCAGAGCCCGGAGAGGGGCCATTGGCTCCAGATCATCCAGCCCAGAGCCATGGCGATGAGGCCGCTGATCAGCATGGCGATCCAGCCGGCGGCCGGCCTGTAGGAGAACGACATGATGATTTTCCAGAGGCCTTCGACGCCAAGAAACAGCGCCAACATGAGCGTCAGGGTTTCGAGCCCGAGGATCGGGTGAGCGAGAACCGCCAGTCCGGCCAGCAGGATCAAGGTTCCCAGAACCAAAGGGGCCGTCTTGTGAGTCCAGCCCTCGCTACGCACGCCCTGAAAAATCTGAGCGCCGCCCGCAACGGAAAGAATCGCCCCGATCACGATCACCACGGCCTTCCCGGCGACGGCCGGACTGACCATTGAAAAGCCCCCCGCAATCATCAGCACAATTCCGGAAAGCATCAGCCGGGTTGTCCCGGGCGTTCGTGAATCGTTCATAGATTTTCCTGTGATGTAACATCCATGGTGAGCATTCACTGCAGCGCAGCAACTCTGAAGATGCGAGGAACGTCACGTCCGCTCAACTGTGACGCTCATGATTGTTCCCTGAATCGCAGAGGGCGCGACATGTGCCTCCGAGAAGTTTGCTCCGAGATCGAGGATTCTCCTTGGCGGCGGGTCAGACCAGCATGTAAGCCATGCTCACTCCAGCCATTGGCGTCTGCTCGACGGTACTCACCGCCTTGGACACTGGACCACCAGTGGCATCCTGAACCGATGGCGCAACGATGATCGCCTTCGATCGAGGGGGAATCAGAGGCCGAAGCGACGTCGTATCGGGGATCGCGATTCAATACTGAACTCGCAGCATTCCTGATGAGTGATGGAGTATCGCACGTAAGAAAAGCGAGTCGCCATCTGCACTGTACCATCGTCTCTCAATGATTTGCGATGACAACGACGGCTGCCCTGCGTCCTGTCGCCACCGGACACAGGGCAGCCGTGAGAGAATCTGAGGACGACGACCCGACTCTCGGCACATCGCGTTGATGTTTTGACACCGTTGCTGGATGCTAACTGGTGACTGCCCTCCGAACAGGACCAGTTGGAGCCTATGCGATTCAGTCATGTCGTCCGAAACGAACGTTTCGACTTCCCCAATCTTCGGGATCTCCTGGCCAAGGCCAACGAGGAGAAATCGGGCGATCGTCTCGCCGGCGTGGCGGCAACATCGGAACGGCAGCGGGTCGCGGCGAAACTAGCCCTTGCAGACGTGCCGCTGAAAACCTTCGTCGACGATCCGGTCATCGATCCCGGCGTCGACGACGTTTCGCAACTCATTCTCGACACGCACGATCGCGCCGCGTTTTCCCCGTTCTCCTCACTCACCGTCGGCGAGTTCCGCGACTGGCTCGTCGCCGCCGACATCGATCAGCCTGTCGACTGGCCCGTGGTCCAGAAGGCCATCACGCCAGAAATGGCCGCAGCGGCCGCGCGGCTCATGAGCAACAAAGACCTGGTCACCGTTGCGAGCCGAATCCGTAACGTCACCCGCTGCCGTAACACGCTCGGCGAGCGTGGCGTTCTGGGCATTCGCCTTCAGCCCAATCACCCCGCCGATGACATCGGCGGCATCATCCTGACCACGGTGGAGGGACTGCTCTACGGCTGCGGTGACGCCGTCATCGGAATCAACCCCGTCACCGATTCCGTCGATTCCGTTTCCAGCATCCTCAGTAGCATCGATCGGTTGATCGCGAAGCTGGGAATCCCGACGCAGGCCTGCTGTCTCGCTCACGTCACGACGCAGATGCGATGCATGGAGCGCGGCGTCCCGGTGGACCTCGTCTTCCAATCCGTCGCCGGGACCCAGGAGGCCAATGCCTCGTTCGGCGTCACGCTGTCGCAGCTTCGCGAAGCCCGGGAGATGGCGATCGAGCAGCATCGGCGGCGCGACGTTCCCTGGATTGGCGAGCAGGTCATGTACTTTGAAACCGGCCAGGGGAGCGCCCTCTCCGCCGAGGCCCATCACGGCGTCGATCAGCTGACGCTGGAGGCCCGCGCCTACGCCGTCGCCCGCGCCTTCGATCCCTTCCTGGTGAACACCGTCGTGGGATTCATCGGCCCCGAGTATCTCTACGACGAGCGGCAGATCATCCGCGCGGGGCTCGAAGACCACTTCATGGGCAAGCTCCTGGGCCTGCCGATGGGCTGTGACGTCTGTTACACGAACCACGCCGAGGCCGACCAGAACTCCGCCGATAACCTGCTGGTGCTCCTTTCCGCCGCCGGGTGCAACTATTTCATGGGCGTCCCCTGCGGCGACGACGTAATGCTCAGCTATCAATCGACAAGCTTCCACGACGCTGCTGCGATGCGCCAGCTCTTCGGGCTTCGTCCGGCGCCGGAGTTCGCGGCATGGCTCACCAGGAATTCGCTGACGCTCGGCGACCACCCCACGGGTGATGACTCCGCAGCCGGCCGCAAACTGCTGGCCAGCGCCATGTCTCTCGTCGATCCATGAAAGGCTCCTGTGACTGACCCCGCTCCCGATGACGTCGCCAACGTTCGGGCTCATGACGCCAAGATGCTCGGGCGCCTGGGCTACAAGCAGGAACTCGCCCGGCGGATGTCGGGTTTCTCCAACCTCGCGATTTCACTCTCGATCATCTGCGTTCTCGCCGGCGGACTGACCTCATTCCACCTCGGTTACTGCAGCGTCGGGGGAGCGGCCATTGGGATTGGATGGCCCGTCGCCTGCATGATGTCGCTCGCGGTCGCCGCAGCCATGGCTCAACTGGCCTCGGCCTTTCCCACCGCCGGCGGTCTCTATCATTGGGCCGCCATTCTCGGCGGCCGAGGCTGGGGCTGGGTGACGGCCTGGTTCAACATCGTCGGCCTCGTCACCGTGCTGGCGGCGATCAACGTCGGCGCCTTCGAGTTTCTGACGAGGGCCTTCCTGCCGGACGTCGAGCCCGGCCTTTCCCTGCAACTTTCCATCGTCGGAGTCATCACGGTTTCCCAGGCGATCCTCAACCACCTCGGGATCCGGCTGACAACGCGCCTGACCGATTTCAGCGGCTACTGGATCCTCACCGTGTCACTGGTTCTCACGGTGGTTCTGCTTGCCGTCACACGGTCCTTCGACCTGAGTCGCCTCATCACCTTTTCCAACTTCAGCGGACAGCCGGCAGATTCTCCAGTCTGGCCCGGCACCGAATCGATCGCCTGGCTCTTCGCCCTCGGCCTGCTCCTTCCGGCCTATACGATCACGGGTTTCGACGCCTCGGCCCACGTCGCCGAAGAGACGCTGAACGCCGATCACACCGTCCCCGTCGGAATCCTGCGTTCCGTCCTCGTCTCGGGCATCGCGGGCTGGATCATGCTCTCGGCCATCGTTCTCGCGATTCCCGATCCCGCCGAAGCGGCCGCGCAAGGCAGCACGGTGTTCTTCGGAACGCTGCGTGCCATCGTTCCTCCAGTCGTCGTCCACTTTCTCTGCGGCGCCATCGTCGTCGCGCAGTATTTGTGCGGCCTCGCGACAGTGACATCCGCCTCGCGCATGGCCTTCGCCTTTGCCCGCGACGGCGGTCTCCCCTTCTCGAACTCACTGCGGACGGTTCATCCCGATCTGAAAACGCCCGTTGCCGCGATCTGGACAGTCTCCGCCGCGTCGTTTCTCTTTACCGTCTATTCGCCCGTGTACTCCACGATCACCGCCGTCTGCACGATCTCGCTGTACATCTCGTATGTCCTCCCGATCGCGATCGGCTTCATCGTCTACCGCAAGTCGTGGAAGCAGATGGGCCCGTGGGACCTCGGCCGCTGGTTCCGACCACTGGCGCTGGTGAGCGTCCTGTACTGCACCATGTTGATTGTCATCGGCATGCAACCGCCGAACGACAAGTCGTTCATCGTCCTGTCGGGCCTCTGCGTGCTTCTCCTGATCGGGTGGTTTCTCGCTGCGCGTCGACATTTTGTTGGACCGCCCCGCATCATGCAGGAGCTGCGACACGCTCGAATGGGTGCGTCATCCCTTCCGTCTCAAGTCCCGGAGGAGGCGACGACATGAACGACTCCCTCCTTGGACCATCAGGCCACCTCGCACCGCTCCTCAACAGAATCCGCGATCAGACGCCCGCCCGCCTGTTCCACGGACGCAGCGGACTCAGTTACCGCACATCAACCCAGTTGGAACTCCGGGCCGACCACGCCGCGGCCCGCGACGCCGTTCACACGGAACTCGTGCTCGAGCGGGATTTCCCGGAGGGCTTCTTTGCGAGCCGTCCGGTCGTTGAGGTGACGAGTCAGGCCGAATCGAGGCCACAGTTCCTTGCCCGCCCCGATCTCGGGCGACGCCTCGGTCCGGCCGCTCGAGAGGCTCTCGCGCAGGCCTGCCCGCGGCAGCCCGATGTCCAGTTGGTCATCGGCGACGGGCTCTCTTCCGCAGCTGTCATCCGACAGGTTCCGGAACTCCTTCCACGTCTGGACGCCCTCATCGCCGCCCGCGGATGGCGAAGCGGGCGACTCATTCTCGTCCATCGCTGCCGCGTGGGCGTCATGAATGAAATTGGAGAATGGATTGCGCCCGGCGTCGTCGTCCTTCTGATCGGAGAACGTCCTGGCCTGGCGACCGCGGAAAGCCTCTCGGCCTATCTCGCATACCGACCGCGCGAAGGGGACAACGATTCCCGGCGGAATCTCATTTCGAACATCCATGCTCGCGGCACGGGCCCGGAGACGGCGGCCAACCGCATTGCAAACCTGATTGACCAGATGCTGCTGCATCGGATCAGCGGATGTGATTTGAAGGAAGAAAGCAGTCAGAGGCTGATGGACGGGCAATTCCCCAGTATCGGGGATACGTTAGGCCGCCCGGACGTTCAACCTGCCCTCCGCGCTGGCGAAAACGTCCCGGCTCGATGTCAGGATCTCGCTGCGGCACGCGACGCAACCAATTTCCCAAAGGAAGGTTAAGGCCCAATGCCCCTTCAGGCATGCGAAGATTCTTCCCGATGCGCAACCCCTCCCGTCAGGGTGGAGAGTTCGTTCTTTGGCAACGCACACAGAGGGGGATCAGCCCCGCGAGAGAGAGTGAAAAAGCACACCAAAGTTCGTCACACATGTCACAGGTCCAGAACTCCAATGTTTCAGACGGTTCTTCGCTGTCACAGGTCGTCACAGGTCTCCCCTGGGGAGCCGGCCTCCGCGACAGCGAATGTCCACGCGCCCGAGGAGTCTTGAGGACTGCGTGGAGGGTGGTCGCGCGGGCGAGCGGCGAGGATGCAAGTCTTCCTGAACGTCCGATCGCTCAGCAACCGAAGTCTGCATAACTCGTCGCGTGGAACGGGGCCTTGTAACCTGGCAGCCGCTCAGGGATTCGACTGGCGATAAAATAGTCGTCATTCCAGGCGTCGCAGACGACCATCGAAGCTCCGAGCGTCTTGAGCATCGCATCATCCATCTGAAAGATGCGGCCCTGGTGGCCAATCATGACGAAGGCATGGTCCGCATTGTTCAGCTTGAACCATCGGATGGGCCTCGCGCCCATTTGCTTGAGTTCGACGAATGCGGTGGCGGAGAATTCTTCACAGTTGCCGCCACGCACCGTCTTCGCGAATTCGGCAATCTCCTCGGGTTTTTCGGACTTCGATCGGTCCCCAAAGGCAACGATCGGCGATCCCTTGAAGAAGTCGCTCGCGCGGTTTGGGGCGCCTCTGTCCAGCGCGACCCGTGTTTTGAAGACGGCCAGTTTCGCCCAGGCCAGGTATTGTTCGATCAGCTTGCCGGGCGTCAGTCCCGGCATCGAGGTCGACCCGCTGAAGTAGGCTGCGATGTTGTTGCGCTGATCCTCGGGGAGTTGGGCCAGGATTTCCGCATTCCGTGCGGCAAACTGGTCGTAGGTGGTCTGGTGTCCGTTCTTCGCCATCACGGCGGACATCGCCACTTCCATCCTTTTGACGAAAATGCCCGCACTGTCGAGCTGCATGCGGTACTGGCCGACATTCGGAAGAAATTCTTCTCCTTGAGGAGTGCGTCCAGGGTCTCCAGGATGTCGACCATTGAGGCCCCGTTCAGTCGCCGGAACAGGCCTCTGATATCTCCCGGCACGTAAACGAATGCCTGTCGATCAACCATGGGTCGTCTCCAGTTCGCCAAACCGCGGGCCGCGCCTGCCGTTTGAAAGTAGACATGCCGATGCACGGTGTCGAGCGACGATGTCGGGGGACGGCTGGCGACTGGATGGTCCAATCTCGTGATCGTGAAGTCAGGAGACCTGGACCACTACGACTTCCACCTCAAGAAGGACTCGGTCACAGTCGGATACGGTGATGTCGTCACTGAAGGGATGGAACTCGGCCGCGTCGGGAATACCGGGGCGTCATCGGCGCCCCACCTCCACTTCGGCGTTCATGCGATCGATCCCGCCGGTGTGCTGCGTCCTGTCGCGATCTCGATTCGGGACGACCTTCAGGTTCCAATGAACGACCACGCCATCGAAGTGACCTGAGACGGGAACACGGGCCGGAGTGGCCCGATCTACATCATCCCACGGCCTTTGAGTTCGGCGACGACTGACTGGACGATGCGGGAGATCTCGTCCGGCTGCACCTTGCCGGCCTGGGGAGGCGTCGACCACACGTCGACTGGCGTGCACCCCTTGACCGGCTGATCGGCGAATCCGTGGGCCGCGAGCAGGCACTGAAGAGTATTACTCAGGGCCGAGAGATCGGCATGCTGCTTCTCTGACAGGGGCTGACGGCCCTGCCCCATCTGGAAGCCGCGGAGCGTGACGGCGGCACGGAAGCCGTCAGGGAATTCCGCTTGGTAGAGCATCGTGTCGAAGAGGGTCACCAGGTCGTACTGCAGGTCGCGGGCGTCGTCGAGTTGTCGCGCCAGGGTCAGCTCATAGAGCTTGCGGGTCAACTCGGGGACGACGCCGCTGGAGGCATTGGTTCCACCGTCGCAGCCAACCAGGAGCAGCGGCATGAGCGCTGCGTCCCAGCCGGTGAGGAAGCTGAACTCAGGGCGATTCGGGCGAACCGCCTTGATCATGCGGATCATGTGCGGGATGTCGCCAGAGGAATCCTTGATGGCGATGATCCGCTCGCATTCCTCGGCGAGGCGCTGAACGGTCGGGACGTCGATCGGGCTCGCAAAGAGCGGGATGTTGTAGAGCGTGACGTCGATCGGGGTGTTGCGGCCGATTTCCTTGAAATAGGCGTACACCGAGCCCGGGCTGAGCTTGTAGTAGAAGGGGGCGACGATGGCGACGGCCCGCACGCCGAGGTCGGCATAGTACTCGCAGGCGGCGAGGGTTTCCCTGACGTTGGCTTCCGCGGCTCCGGCGAGGATGGGAACGCGGCCGCGGGTCTGGTCGGCGACGATCGCGCCGATCCGGCGACGTTCCTCGGGCGTGAAGCGGGTGAATTCCCCGGTGGAGCCATTGGGATAGAGTCCGTGGACGCCGCGGTCGATCAGCCAGTCGACGTAGCGACGGAGTTCGCCTTCGTTGATCCCGCCGTCAGCCTGATACGGAACGAGGTTGGGAGTAAAAATTCCCTGAAGTCGACTTCCGGACATGATTAGGCGGTTTGGCGAAAGTGCGGGACGAGTGAGGACTGAGTTTTACCGACTCGGATTTCTCGGGAGAACGGCAGCTGGGCGGGATCAGCCGCAGTTTCATTGCGACACAACTTACGGTTCGTCCGGGTCGTTCCAAAACTCCAGTGGGAATCGAGAGAGTCTGATGGTGACTGTTCGCAGGGGAGAGACGGGGCGCGGGTGGCTCCTGGAAACGGACCTGTGGGTCCCGCAGCAACGCGAGACGGTGTTTTCGCTGTTCGCGGATGCGTTTCAGCTGGAGGCCATCACTCCGCCGTGGTTGAATTTCGAGGTGATCACGCCACGGCCGATCGCGATCGCGGCGGGGACCCGGATTGACTACCGCCTGAGGCTGCATGGCATTCCGATTCGCTGGCAGTCGGAAATCACTGTGTGGGAGCCGCCGTTTCGATTCGTGGATGAACAGCGTCGTGGGCCGTACCGCTGGTGGCGGCATGAGCACGTTTTCGAAGAACTGGACGGTGGAACCGTGTGCCACGACCGGGTGGAATACGGCGTGCCGGGGGGCTGGCTCGCGAACCGACTGTTCGTGGAACGGGACGTGAAGCGAATCTTCGAGTACCGGCGGGAGGTGATTCCGCGGGTGCTCGAACAGTCGGTCTCAACGCGCGGAGGACGCGACGTCAGCGGGCGAGCCTGATGTCGGGGCGGGGCCGGAGGCGAAGCTTTTCTGCGTCACGCTCCTGAAGCAGACTGGCGACTTCAGTAATGGGCCGGCCGTCGGGAAGCTGAAAAGAGGGCAGCACTTCGCTGAGGGGGATCGCGAGAAAAACCCGTTCGGCGATGTCAGGATCGGGCAGGGCCTTCCCGGCGACCGATTGCGGCGGTCCCGGGACCACCGCGAGATCGAGATCGATCGTGCGGGCCGCGTTCTTGTTCCGCGGATCGCGGACGCGGCCCAGGCGCGCCTCGATCTCGTTCAGGTGCCGCAGGAATTCGATGGGATTCGAAGCTGTCTCGAGCAATACAGCAGCATTGCAGAAGTCGGCCTGGGTCGTGTCTCCGACGGCGGCGGTCTGCCAGACGGATGAAACGGCCAGAATCCGGCCCATTCCTGAGAGTTCCCCGACCGCGGCGGGGAGATTGCGCTCGGGGGCGATGTTCGAACCGAGCATCACCACGACGATCCCGGTCGACAGCCCGGCGGGATCAGGACCGGGGCTGGAAGTCATTTCGATTTCGCTCGATGCAGACTCCGACGGTTCGGGAGAACCGCAGCGCGCCTGGCTTTCGGAGATGAACTCTCACGCGCTCGACACGGGGTTCACGAAGGCACAGCCGGGCGATCTCCTCGGCCAGCTTCTCGACAAGGTGGAAGCTCGACTGCTCGACGAACGCAATCACGGACTTGGTGATGGTGCGGTAGTTGACGGCGTCGTCGATGGAGTCGGTGCGGGCCGCTGGCCGGAGGTCGGTGTCGAGCCGCAGAGAGATGACGACATCCTGTCGGTTCTCGCGTTCCTCAGGATTGACGCCGATGATGGTGCGGACGAGCAGATCTTCGATTTCGATGAAGTCGGTCATGATGTGGCGTCGGCGAGGCTGCCGACCAACCGGCGACGGGTTCGCCGTTTCACAGTAAGAATACAGAAAGGCGCGTTCTCCGCGCCGGGAATCATCATGCCACGGAGGCGGTGCGAATCACAGTTCCTCGCCGCCCGTGACGTGAAGAACCTCGCCATTGATAAATTCCGACTTCAACAGGTAGGCGACCGCGTTCGCGACGTCGGAGCCTCGCCCGGTTCGCTGGAGGGGATTTCGTTCGGCCATCTCCTTGAGGGCGTCTTTCCCGGCCCCCGGCGGAGGGAGGATCGCTCCCGGGGCGACTGCGTTCACCTGGATTCGGGGGGCGAGTTCCTGGGCGAGCACTTTCGTAAGGGCGATCAGCCCGGCCTTGGAGACGGTGTAGGGCAAGTGTCCCGCGGGGGGCCTGAGGCCGCGCCAGTCGGCGATGTTCACGATACTGCCCTGGCGGCCTTCGGGGAGGCGTTCAGCGAATTCGCGGCAGAGAAACGCCGGGGCCTGGAGGTTAATCGCGAGGTGCCGGCGCCATCGATCTTCGGTGGTGCTGGCAAGCGTCGCCGCTTCAAAGATGGCGGCGTTGTTCACGAGAATCGAGACCGGCCCCAGCTCGCTGTTCGCACGCTCGAAGACGGCCTGGGCGGCCGCGACAGGTTCGGTGAAGCTCGCGGCGACGGCGACCGCGGCGACACCGTGACCGCGGAGTTCGCTGAGAACGCCCTGCACTTCGCCGGCATGGCTGTGGCAATGGACGCAGACATTCGCCCCCTCGAACGCGAGCTTGTGCGCGATGGCCAGTCCAAGCCGGACGGCGCCGCCGGTCACGATGGCGTTCTGTCCTCTAAGATCCATGAGCGGCCCTCTTCGTCGCGGACTCGATTCCAACGGAGCGATTCTAGACAGCGAGCGTGGAAACGATCAGCCGTGAAGGTGAACAGGGACTTAGAAACGGGATGGAAGCCAGGGCCGCAGCCTATGA contains:
- a CDS encoding dihydrodipicolinate synthase family protein — protein: MSGSRLQGIFTPNLVPYQADGGINEGELRRYVDWLIDRGVHGLYPNGSTGEFTRFTPEERRRIGAIVADQTRGRVPILAGAAEANVRETLAACEYYADLGVRAVAIVAPFYYKLSPGSVYAYFKEIGRNTPIDVTLYNIPLFASPIDVPTVQRLAEECERIIAIKDSSGDIPHMIRMIKAVRPNRPEFSFLTGWDAALMPLLLVGCDGGTNASSGVVPELTRKLYELTLARQLDDARDLQYDLVTLFDTMLYQAEFPDGFRAAVTLRGFQMGQGRQPLSEKQHADLSALSNTLQCLLAAHGFADQPVKGCTPVDVWSTPPQAGKVQPDEISRIVQSVVAELKGRGMM
- a CDS encoding SRPBCC family protein, producing MVTVRRGETGRGWLLETDLWVPQQRETVFSLFADAFQLEAITPPWLNFEVITPRPIAIAAGTRIDYRLRLHGIPIRWQSEITVWEPPFRFVDEQRRGPYRWWRHEHVFEELDGGTVCHDRVEYGVPGGWLANRLFVERDVKRIFEYRREVIPRVLEQSVSTRGGRDVSGRA
- the folK gene encoding 2-amino-4-hydroxy-6-hydroxymethyldihydropteridine diphosphokinase gives rise to the protein MTSSPGPDPAGLSTGIVVVMLGSNIAPERNLPAAVGELSGMGRILAVSSVWQTAAVGDTTQADFCNAAVLLETASNPIEFLRHLNEIEARLGRVRDPRNKNAARTIDLDLAVVPGPPQSVAGKALPDPDIAERVFLAIPLSEVLPSFQLPDGRPITEVASLLQERDAEKLRLRPRPDIRLAR
- a CDS encoding SDR family NAD(P)-dependent oxidoreductase encodes the protein MDLRGQNAIVTGGAVRLGLAIAHKLAFEGANVCVHCHSHAGEVQGVLSELRGHGVAAVAVAASFTEPVAAAQAVFERANSELGPVSILVNNAAIFEAATLASTTEDRWRRHLAINLQAPAFLCREFAERLPEGRQGSIVNIADWRGLRPPAGHLPYTVSKAGLIALTKVLAQELAPRIQVNAVAPGAILPPPGAGKDALKEMAERNPLQRTGRGSDVANAVAYLLKSEFINGEVLHVTGGEEL
- the folB gene encoding dihydroneopterin aldolase, translating into MTDFIEIEDLLVRTIIGVNPEERENRQDVVISLRLDTDLRPAARTDSIDDAVNYRTITKSVIAFVEQSSFHLVEKLAEEIARLCLREPRVERVRVHLRKPGALRFSRTVGVCIERNRNDFQPRS